In Pseudomonas putida, a genomic segment contains:
- a CDS encoding AzlD domain-containing protein codes for MSDMTQWITFALIGLGTFVLRLSFIEFHAVLRMPPWFRRALAYVPASVLAALVLPAVMYEHRDAGLDWSNPQIPAAIVAALVAWRTRSTLLTLAVGMGVLLALQNMTH; via the coding sequence ATGAGCGACATGACCCAATGGATCACCTTTGCATTGATCGGCCTGGGTACCTTTGTCCTGCGCCTGTCGTTCATCGAGTTTCATGCTGTCTTGCGCATGCCGCCGTGGTTCCGCCGGGCGTTGGCCTACGTGCCGGCCAGCGTGCTGGCAGCGCTGGTGCTGCCAGCGGTGATGTACGAACACCGGGACGCCGGGTTGGACTGGAGCAATCCGCAGATCCCGGCGGCGATCGTCGCGGCGCTGGTGGCATGGCGCACGCGTAGCACGCTGCTGACCCTGGCCGTGGGGATGGGTGTGTTGCTGGCGCTACAAAACATGACTCATTGA
- a CDS encoding AzlC family ABC transporter permease, producing the protein MHYRSGKHAFVQGVHSCLPLTTGVVPFGLITGVTAIEMGMSPFDALGMTFLFYSGSAQMVVMQLMQNGALPLTMVVTALVINLRFLMYSAALAPGLSAQPRRRTWPMAYLLSDQSFALCSLKMSSGELGQHAVPYYAGTAITLWLGWNLSVLAGVFLGTGIPDSWSLGFAIPLSFLALLVPSIRSPATLGAAVVGGVLAVLAIDLPYNLGLLVASLGGVLCGLALERLGKGTQVTPRDDVEAEAP; encoded by the coding sequence ATGCATTATCGAAGTGGGAAGCACGCGTTCGTCCAGGGCGTGCACAGCTGTCTCCCATTGACCACCGGCGTCGTGCCGTTTGGCCTGATCACGGGCGTGACTGCGATCGAGATGGGCATGTCGCCCTTCGACGCCCTGGGCATGACCTTCCTGTTCTATTCGGGCTCCGCGCAAATGGTGGTGATGCAGCTGATGCAGAACGGCGCCCTGCCTTTGACCATGGTGGTGACCGCACTGGTCATCAACCTGCGTTTCCTGATGTACAGCGCAGCCCTCGCACCGGGCTTGAGCGCCCAGCCGCGCCGGCGCACCTGGCCCATGGCCTATCTGCTGTCGGACCAGTCGTTCGCCTTGTGCAGCCTGAAAATGAGTTCGGGCGAACTGGGGCAGCATGCCGTCCCCTACTATGCGGGCACGGCGATCACCCTGTGGCTAGGCTGGAACCTCTCCGTGCTGGCCGGGGTGTTCCTCGGCACGGGCATCCCCGACTCCTGGTCTCTGGGCTTTGCCATACCCCTGTCGTTTTTGGCGCTGCTCGTACCCAGCATCCGCAGCCCGGCCACGCTCGGCGCTGCCGTGGTCGGCGGCGTGCTGGCGGTATTGGCCATCGACCTGCCGTACAACCTCGGTCTGTTGGTGGCTTCGTTGGGCGGAGTGCTCTGCGGGTTGGCCCTGGAGCGCCTGGGCAAGGGCACGCAGGTCACCCCACGCGATGACGTCGAAGCGGAGGCACCATGA
- a CDS encoding LysR family transcriptional regulator: MSLDAPTRHTLQLNALRAFEASARLGGFARAAHELKVTPGAIAALIKTLESQYGAALFERHAKGVRLTALGESVKGQFTAAFDAVEEAARTLRRLAAPQRVHIVTSPALAQLWIGPRLPRLTEMLAPIEISVTAVDEAPNLKRSPFDLCVFYTERLERGQRLLAEEEVLPVCVPALAERIATLHDLANVRCIKSVGWDDWDAWSAVTMPDAGFVAQGPGFSLYAIAVQQALLGAGVLMGRRSLVQPHLDSGELLAPLLQAVPLGVSIAAWRLSGAAGNQSVAAVEQALRQLA, encoded by the coding sequence ATGTCGCTCGATGCACCTACCCGTCATACCCTTCAACTCAACGCGCTGCGTGCTTTCGAGGCTTCTGCGCGCCTGGGCGGCTTTGCCCGTGCGGCCCATGAGCTGAAGGTCACGCCTGGCGCTATCGCTGCGTTGATCAAGACCCTGGAAAGCCAATACGGCGCGGCGCTGTTCGAGCGACACGCCAAGGGTGTACGGCTGACGGCCCTGGGCGAGAGCGTGAAAGGGCAGTTCACCGCAGCATTCGATGCGGTGGAAGAAGCGGCCCGCACGCTACGCCGGCTGGCCGCGCCGCAGCGGGTACACATCGTCACCTCGCCTGCGCTGGCGCAACTGTGGATCGGCCCGCGCTTGCCGCGCCTCACTGAAATGCTCGCGCCGATCGAGATTTCGGTAACCGCGGTCGACGAGGCGCCCAACCTCAAGCGCAGTCCGTTCGATTTGTGCGTGTTCTACACCGAGCGTCTGGAGCGAGGCCAGCGCCTGCTGGCCGAGGAAGAGGTCTTGCCGGTGTGCGTGCCGGCCTTGGCCGAGCGGATCGCCACGCTGCACGACCTGGCCAACGTACGCTGCATCAAGTCGGTTGGTTGGGACGACTGGGACGCCTGGTCGGCCGTGACCATGCCCGACGCTGGCTTCGTCGCCCAGGGCCCTGGGTTTTCGTTGTACGCGATAGCGGTGCAGCAGGCGCTGCTCGGGGCAGGCGTGCTGATGGGACGCAGGAGCTTGGTGCAACCCCATCTCGACAGCGGGGAACTGCTGGCCCCGCTGCTCCAGGCTGTGCCGCTGGGCGTCAGTATCGCCGCCTGGCGCCTGTCCGGGGCGGCGGGTAACCAGAGTGTCGCCGCCGTGGAGCAGGCGTTGAGGCAGTTGGCTTGA